GTTCCGTGTGGTCGACGCCCTGGTGACGAACTTTCACCTTCCGCGCTCCAGCCTCCTCGCCCTGGTGATGGCGTTCGCCGGCGTGGACGAGGTGCGGGCGGCATACCGGGAAGCGATCGCCCGGGAATACCGTTTCTACAGCTACGGCGACGCGATGTTCATCGAGTGAAGGAGAAGAGAGAAATGTCTCAGGTATTTCTGCTGCGGGAAGAGAGCTTCTGCAAGGTGCAGGCGCTTTCGGGGGACACTCTTTGCTTCAAACTTGGGAGGAAGGGTTAGAGTGTCCCCCGCCCATCTGAAATGACGTTCCGGTTCACGGTAGAGGCGCTGGACGCAGGCACCGCGGCACGGGCGGGGACGATCTCGACCGATCGGGGCTCCCTGCGGACGCCGGCGTTCATGCCCGTGGGGACGGCGGCGACGGTCAAGGGGGTCTGGCCGGACCAGCTTCGGGAGATGGGGTACGGCTGCCTCCTCGGCAACACCTATCACCTGTACCTGCGCCCCGGCCACGAGCGGATCCGCGGCCAGGGGGGACTTCACCGCTTCATGGGGTGGGACCGCCTGATCCTCACCGACAGCGGGGGTTTCCAGGTCTTCTCCCTCAGCGCGCTGCGGAAGGTGTCCGACGATGCGGTGACGTTCCGCTCCCACCTCGACGGGTCGGCGCACACCCTCACCCCGGAGCTCGCGGTGGCGGTGCAGGAAGCGCTCGGATCCGACGTGCGGATGGCGCTGGACGAGTGCGTGGAGTATCCCGCGGGCCGGGAGGAGGTCGAGGAGGCGGTGCGGCGGACGACGTTGTGGGCGACCCGTTCCATCGCGGCGCGAACCTTCGATGGCGGCGGCATGTTCGGGATCGTCCAGGGGGGGATGTTCCCGGACCTGCGGCGCCGGAGCGTCGAGGAGATCTGCGTCCTCCCGTTTCAGGGATTCGCCGTCGGCGGGGTGAGCGTCGGAGAGGGGAAGGACCTCCAGCGCGAAACCGTCGCCGGTACGGTGCCGATGCTTCCCGCTTCCATGCCGCGTTACCTGATGGGGGTGGGAACGCCCGCGGATATTCTCTTCGCGATCGCGCGGGGGGTGGACCTGTTCGACTGCGTTCTACCTACGCGCAACGCGCGTAACGGGATGATGTTCACCTCCTCGGGCACGGTATCGATCAAGCAGGCCCGGTACGCGGACGATTCCCTTCCGGCGGACGAACGGTGCGACTGCCCCACCTGCCGCGGCTTCTCCCGCGCGTACCTCCGCCACCTTTATCTCCAGCGGGAAATGCTGGGGTCGATGGCGATGACCGTGCACAACCTTCATTTTTACGCGCGGCTGATGCGACGGGCGCGGGAGGCGATTTCCCGTGGAAATTTCGGGGAACTTGTGAAAGAATCAGGCGTTTCGGGAAACGAGTAACGGCCAAGGAGGCGAAATCGTCATGTTCGTAACCGGTGTGGCGTACGCGATGGGCGGATCCCCGGGCGGCGGGGCCGGGGGGGGCGGCGGCCTCATGGGGCTTCTCCCGATCCTGCTCATGTTCGTCATCTTCTACTTCCTGCTGATCCGTCCGCAGCAGAAACAGGCGAGCAGGCAGCGCGATTTCATCAAGAACCTCAAAGTGGGCGATCGGGTGGTCACCTCCGGAGGTCTTCACGGCGAGGTGAAGGGCCTGACCGAGACGACCATCACCCTCGAGATCGCCGACAAGGTCCGGGTGAAGGTGACCCGCAGCGCCGTCTCCGGATCGAGCCAGGAAGCGGCCGTCCCCGAGGCGCAGAAGCCCGCCTGAAAAGGATACTGAAAGGAGCACCAGCGGATCATGTGGAAGAGCATCACCGGAAGATTCACGCTGATCGCCGTCCTCACGGTGGTCTCCATCATCGTTCTCGTCCCCTCGTTGACCGACCAGGTCCCGGCAGGTTGGAAAGACAGGGTCCCCAAGATCAACCTCGGTCTCGACCTCCAGGGAGGCGTGTTCCTGCGCCTGGCCGTCGAGATCGACAAGGCGATCGAGAACACCGCGATGCGCTACGCGGACGACGCGCGCGCCGCCTGCCGTGAAAAGGCGCTGCCGGTCCTCGCTTTCCAGAAGGCCGGGGTCGGCGGATTCTCCCTCCGCTTCCCCCCGGGCGACTTCGCCTCCCGCGCGCAGACCACACTGAAGGAGGAGTTCCCCTCCCTCGAAGTTTCGCTGGGCGAGGTGAAGCCGGACGGGGCGACGGTGATCGCCCGGATGAAGCCCGCGGAGATCCAGGCGATCCGGACGAACGCGGTGGTGCAGGGGGTGGAGACGATCCGGAACCGGATCGACCAGTTCGGCGTCCGGGAACCCCAGATCGTCGCGGAGGGGGAGGACAGGATCGTGGTGCAGCTTCCGGGCGTCAAGGACCAGCAGCGCGCGATCGAGCTCGTCGGGAAGACGGCCCTGCTCGAGTTCAAGCTGGTCGACGAGGGGGCGAGCGTTGAAGAGGCCCTCAAGGGGAACGTTCCCGAGGACGACCAGATTCTCTACCAGAAGTCGGTGGATCCCTCGAGCGGCCGGGCGACGAAGACCCCGATGGTTGTGAAGAAGCGGGCGCTGCTCACCGGCGACACGATCAAGACGGCGAAGGTGAACTTCGGCGGCCAGGCCGGGGGCGCGCACGTCTCCCTCTCCTTCGACACGCGGGGCGCGAAGGTCTTCGACCGGGTGACCGCCGAGAACGTGAAGCGCCGCCTGGCGATCGTCCTCGACGACACGATCTACTCCGCGCCGGTCATCCAGGAGCGGATCTCGGGCGGCGAGGCGCAGATCACCGGGAGCTTCACCCCGGATGAGGCGTCCGACCTCGCCATCGTCCTGCGGGCCGGGTCGCTGCCGGCGCCGGTCAAGGTGATCCAGAACGTCTCCATCGGCCCCTCCCTCGGCCTCGACTCGATCAAAAAGGGTGTGCGGGCGGCGCTGATCGGTGCCGTGCTCGTCGTCGGGTTCATGGCTTTCTATTACAGGTTCGCAGGGATGGTGGCGGACTTCGCGCTTGTCTTCAACATCCTCTTCCTCCTGTCGGGGATGGCCGCCTTCTCGGCGACTCTCACCCTGCCCGGCATCGCGGGGATCATCCTGGCGATCGGGATGGCGGTCGACTCGAACGTCCTGATCTTCGAGCGCATCCGCGAGGAGATCCGCGCGAAGAAGTCCGTTCGGGCGGCGATCGACGCCGGGTACGACAAGGCATTCTGGACCGTGGTCGATTCCCACGTGACCACGCTGATCACGGCGGTGATCCTCTTCCAGTTCGGCACCGGGCCGATCAAGGGGTTTGCCGTGACGCTCTCCATGGGCGTGGCGATCAACCTCTTCACCGCGCTCGTGTGCACCAAGATCGTGTTCGACTACCTCAACGCCAAGAAACCGATGCAGGCGCTGAGCATTTAACGGAAGCGGGGTCGGAAGACAAAGATGATCGAACTGGTAAAAAACACCAAGATCGACTTCATGGGTCTGAAGAAATACGCTTTTTCCCTATCCACGATCCTGGTGATCCTCGGGATCGTGGGGACCGTGCAGATCTATCGCGGGGGGGCGAATCTCGGAATCGACCTGGCGGGCGGGACGTCGATCCAGTTGAAATTCCAGAAGCCGTTCTCCATGGACGAGATCCGGTCCTTGCTGGCAAAGGCAGGGCACGGTGAGGCGACCTTGCAGGAGGTTTCGGGAGAAAACATTCTCATGCTCAAATTGCGCACCTCCGGCCAGCAGGAAGAAAAGCTGGTGGCCGATTCGGTGGTGAATCTCCTGCGGCAATCCCTTCCCGGCAACCCGTTCGTCGTGGAGAGCGTTTCCGAGATCGGGCCGGCCATCGGCCACAAGCTGCGCCGGGACGCCGAGCTGGCGATGCTGATTTCCGCGCTGGCGATCATCATCTACCTCGCGTGGAGGTTCGAGTTCAAATTCGGCGTCGCGGCGGCGATCGCCACGTTCCACGACATCTTCTCGATCGTCGGGATCTTCTGGGTCCTCGGGATCGAGATGGACCTGCTCTTCATTACCGCGCTGCTCACGATCGGCGGGTACTCCCTGACCGACACGGTCGTCGTCTTCGACCGGATCCGGGAGAACATCCGGCTCCGGAAGTTGAAGACCTTCTCCGAGACGATCAACCTGAGCGTCAACGAGGTTCTCAGCCGGACCATCATCACCTCGATGACCGTCTTCATCGCGGTCGTCACGCTGCTGGTCTTCGGAGGGATCGTCCTGCACAACTTCGCGCTGGCCCTCGCGATCGGGATCGTGATCGGGACCTACTCCTCGGTCTTCGTCGCCAGCCCGCTCGTCGCCCTCTGGCGCGGCGAGAAGATGACCGAAGTGAAGAGGTGACAGGGGCGGAGGCTTGAAGGGGGCGATTCCGCGAGAGTGGATCCTCCGCTCCCCCGATCCGGACGCCGTCCGGGAGCTGTCGGCCCGCCATGGCCTGGCCCCCGCGGCGTCGAAGGTGCTCGTCAACCGCGGGATCGTCGAGCCGCGTGACGTCGAACGCTTCCTCGCCGGGACGCTCTCCGATCTTCCCGATCCTTCCCTCCTCAAGGATGTCGACAAGGCCGCGCGCCGTCTTGCGGCCGCGGGGTCGCGCGGGGAACCGCTGCTCATCTACGCCGACTACGACGCCGACGGCGCCACCGGCGCCGCCTGCCTCTATCTCTTCCTGAAGCAGATCTTTCCCGATCTCCCTGTGCGGATCCACCAGAACGACCGCCGGCAGGACGGCTATGGCCTGCAGACGCACGTGCTCGCCCCCGCCGCCCGGGAGGGATTTCGCCTCGTCGTGACCGTCGACTGCGGGATCTCCGATGTCGAGGCCGTGCGGGAAGCGGCCCGGGGAGGGGTCGATGTGATCGTGACGGACCATCACCTCCCCGGGGAGACCGTTCCGGAGGCGTTCGCCATCGTGAACCCGATGCAGCCCGGATGCGCATTCCCCGGGAAGGAGATGGCGGGCGTGGGAGTCGCCTTCCTGCTTGTGTGCGCGCTGCGCAAGGCGGTGCGGGAGATCGCGGGATTCACGCTCCTCCCGGAACCGCCGCTGCGGCCGTACCTCGACCTGGTCGCCTTGGGCACGGTCGCCGACATGGCGGCCCTCCGGGGGGGAAACCGGCTCCTCGTCCGGGAAGGGCTCCGGGAAATCCGGAGGTCGCCCCGTCCCGGGATCGAAGCGCTGTTCGAGGCCTCGGGCGTGCCGCACGCAGCGGCGACGGAGGTGGATCTCGGCTTCCGGGTCGGGCCGCGCCTGAACGCCGCCGGCCGGGTCGGAGACGCGACGCGCAGCTCCCGGACCCTCGTGTCGGAATCCCGGGACGATGCCATGCGTCTCGCCCGGGAGCTGAACGGAGACAACGCGCTGCGGCAGCGGGAAGAGGAGCGGATCGTCGTCGCGGTGGAAGCCGCCCTCGCGGCGGCGGGGGAGATTCCCCCGGCGATCGTTCTGTCGGACCCCGCCTGGAACGCCGGAGTGCTCGGGATCGTCGCCTCGAAAGTCCTCGAGCGGTACGGCCGCCCGGTCGTGTTGCTCCAGGAGGAGGGCGGCACGGCCAAGGGATCGTGCCGCAGTGTCGAGGGGTTCCACATCGTGTCGGCTCTGTCCCGTCTCTCCCATCTGCTCACGCGGTACGGCGGGCATGCGCAGGCGGCCGGCCTCGCCCTCCCCCTCGAGCAGCTCGACGCCTTCC
This region of Candidatus Deferrimicrobium sp. genomic DNA includes:
- the tgt gene encoding tRNA guanosine(34) transglycosylase Tgt; this translates as MTFRFTVEALDAGTAARAGTISTDRGSLRTPAFMPVGTAATVKGVWPDQLREMGYGCLLGNTYHLYLRPGHERIRGQGGLHRFMGWDRLILTDSGGFQVFSLSALRKVSDDAVTFRSHLDGSAHTLTPELAVAVQEALGSDVRMALDECVEYPAGREEVEEAVRRTTLWATRSIAARTFDGGGMFGIVQGGMFPDLRRRSVEEICVLPFQGFAVGGVSVGEGKDLQRETVAGTVPMLPASMPRYLMGVGTPADILFAIARGVDLFDCVLPTRNARNGMMFTSSGTVSIKQARYADDSLPADERCDCPTCRGFSRAYLRHLYLQREMLGSMAMTVHNLHFYARLMRRAREAISRGNFGELVKESGVSGNE
- the yajC gene encoding preprotein translocase subunit YajC, with the protein product MFVTGVAYAMGGSPGGGAGGGGGLMGLLPILLMFVIFYFLLIRPQQKQASRQRDFIKNLKVGDRVVTSGGLHGEVKGLTETTITLEIADKVRVKVTRSAVSGSSQEAAVPEAQKPA
- the secD gene encoding protein translocase subunit SecD — translated: MWKSITGRFTLIAVLTVVSIIVLVPSLTDQVPAGWKDRVPKINLGLDLQGGVFLRLAVEIDKAIENTAMRYADDARAACREKALPVLAFQKAGVGGFSLRFPPGDFASRAQTTLKEEFPSLEVSLGEVKPDGATVIARMKPAEIQAIRTNAVVQGVETIRNRIDQFGVREPQIVAEGEDRIVVQLPGVKDQQRAIELVGKTALLEFKLVDEGASVEEALKGNVPEDDQILYQKSVDPSSGRATKTPMVVKKRALLTGDTIKTAKVNFGGQAGGAHVSLSFDTRGAKVFDRVTAENVKRRLAIVLDDTIYSAPVIQERISGGEAQITGSFTPDEASDLAIVLRAGSLPAPVKVIQNVSIGPSLGLDSIKKGVRAALIGAVLVVGFMAFYYRFAGMVADFALVFNILFLLSGMAAFSATLTLPGIAGIILAIGMAVDSNVLIFERIREEIRAKKSVRAAIDAGYDKAFWTVVDSHVTTLITAVILFQFGTGPIKGFAVTLSMGVAINLFTALVCTKIVFDYLNAKKPMQALSI
- the secF gene encoding protein translocase subunit SecF, yielding MIELVKNTKIDFMGLKKYAFSLSTILVILGIVGTVQIYRGGANLGIDLAGGTSIQLKFQKPFSMDEIRSLLAKAGHGEATLQEVSGENILMLKLRTSGQQEEKLVADSVVNLLRQSLPGNPFVVESVSEIGPAIGHKLRRDAELAMLISALAIIIYLAWRFEFKFGVAAAIATFHDIFSIVGIFWVLGIEMDLLFITALLTIGGYSLTDTVVVFDRIRENIRLRKLKTFSETINLSVNEVLSRTIITSMTVFIAVVTLLVFGGIVLHNFALALAIGIVIGTYSSVFVASPLVALWRGEKMTEVKR
- the recJ gene encoding single-stranded-DNA-specific exonuclease RecJ, coding for MKGAIPREWILRSPDPDAVRELSARHGLAPAASKVLVNRGIVEPRDVERFLAGTLSDLPDPSLLKDVDKAARRLAAAGSRGEPLLIYADYDADGATGAACLYLFLKQIFPDLPVRIHQNDRRQDGYGLQTHVLAPAAREGFRLVVTVDCGISDVEAVREAARGGVDVIVTDHHLPGETVPEAFAIVNPMQPGCAFPGKEMAGVGVAFLLVCALRKAVREIAGFTLLPEPPLRPYLDLVALGTVADMAALRGGNRLLVREGLREIRRSPRPGIEALFEASGVPHAAATEVDLGFRVGPRLNAAGRVGDATRSSRTLVSESRDDAMRLARELNGDNALRQREEERIVVAVEAALAAAGEIPPAIVLSDPAWNAGVLGIVASKVLERYGRPVVLLQEEGGTAKGSCRSVEGFHIVSALSRLSHLLTRYGGHAQAAGLALPLEQLDAFREGLAGIVARHALEIPFVRRRSIDARLRVAEITPDLMSDLDRLRPFGVGNEEPLFLLPGVRIAAVSRIGAGGRHVRFAVEEDGRRLSGVAFRREEIPVDAGGRSDLLFALQENVYRGARSLQLLLKDARPAGESVLCGGTPPG